One region of Trinickia violacea genomic DNA includes:
- a CDS encoding phosphoribosyltransferase, whose translation MTQSMTMIAMTDPRNDDKNLWVGWDEYHRLIELLALAVHESGWKFDKILCLARGGLRVGDQLSRIYDLPLAILATSSYREAAGTEQGDLDIAQYITMTRGELSGNVLLVDDLVDSGVTLSRVQQHLKDRYPAITAVRSAVLWYKGCSKVKPDYHVQFLPTNPWIHQPFEEWDTVRPHNLGAWIKRGLARNSTPNE comes from the coding sequence ATGACGCAGAGCATGACCATGATCGCGATGACGGATCCGCGCAACGACGACAAGAACCTCTGGGTCGGCTGGGACGAGTATCACCGGCTGATCGAGTTGCTCGCCCTGGCCGTGCACGAATCCGGCTGGAAGTTCGACAAGATCCTGTGTCTCGCGCGCGGCGGGCTTCGCGTTGGCGACCAGCTGTCGCGTATCTACGACCTGCCGCTTGCGATCCTCGCGACGAGTTCCTATCGCGAAGCCGCCGGCACGGAGCAGGGCGACCTCGATATCGCCCAATACATCACGATGACGCGCGGCGAGCTGTCGGGCAACGTGCTGCTCGTGGACGACCTCGTCGATTCGGGCGTGACGCTGTCGCGCGTGCAGCAGCATTTGAAGGACCGCTATCCGGCGATTACCGCCGTGCGTTCCGCGGTGCTTTGGTACAAGGGCTGCTCGAAGGTCAAGCCCGACTACCACGTGCAATTCCTGCCGACGAACCCATGGATTCACCAGCCGTTCGAGGAATGGGATACGGTGCGTCCGCACAATCTCGGTGCATGGATCAAGCGCGGCCTGGCACGAAATTCGACGCCGAACGAGTGA
- a CDS encoding Tex family protein — protein sequence MTDTVALKIVQRIATELTVQPRQVAAAVQLLDEGATVPFIARYRKEVTGNLDDTQLRQLEERLLYLRELEDRRASILASIEEQGKLTDELRTAIEAADSKQVLEDLYLPYKPKRRTRAQIAREAGLEPLAQALLANPLLDPQTEAAAYVDAEKGVADVKAALDGARDILSEQFGETAELLGKLRDYLHSQGVVSSTVVEGKEGEEGEKFRDYYDYSETIKTVPSHRALALFRGRNAGVLMVKLGLGEELDAQVPHPGEAMIARHFGIANQNRPADKWLSDVCRWCWRVKVQPHLENELLTQLRDEAEHEAIRVFARNLKDLLLAAPAGPKAVIGLDPGLRTGVKVAVVDRTGKVLATDTIYPHEPRRDWDGSLAKLARIAAQTQAELISIGNGTASRETDKLASELISRHPELKLQKIVVSEAGASVYSASELAAKEFPELDVSLRGAVSIARRLQDPLAELVKIEPKAIGVGQYQHDVNQRELARSLDAVVEDCVNAVGVDANTASVALLARVSGLNSTLARNIVEYRDANGPFPSRDHLRKVPRLGDKTYEQAAGFLRINGGENPLDRSSVHPEAYPVVERMLAKIKKQIGDVLGNRDALSGLSPAEFVDERFGLPTVRDILTELEKPGRDPRPEFKTATFREGVEKVSDLIPGMVLEGVVTNVAAFGAFVDVGVHQDGLVHVSAMSTKFIKDPHEVVKAGQVVKVKVLEVDVKRQRIALTMRLDDDAAAGSPSRGGGGGGGSGAQQDRGGRPGGGARPQRSRDPEPAGAMAAAFAKLKQR from the coding sequence ATGACGGATACCGTAGCACTCAAGATCGTACAGCGCATCGCCACTGAATTGACCGTCCAGCCGCGCCAAGTCGCGGCGGCGGTTCAGCTTCTCGACGAAGGGGCGACTGTTCCGTTCATCGCCCGCTACCGCAAGGAAGTGACCGGCAATCTCGACGACACGCAACTGCGCCAGCTCGAAGAACGACTCCTGTATCTGCGCGAGCTGGAAGACCGGCGCGCCTCGATCCTCGCGAGCATCGAGGAACAAGGCAAGCTCACCGACGAACTGCGCACGGCAATCGAAGCCGCCGACAGCAAGCAGGTGCTGGAAGACCTGTACCTGCCCTATAAGCCGAAGCGCCGCACGCGCGCGCAGATCGCGCGCGAAGCGGGCCTGGAGCCGCTCGCGCAGGCGCTGCTCGCGAACCCGCTGCTCGACCCGCAGACAGAAGCCGCCGCCTACGTGGACGCCGAAAAGGGCGTCGCCGATGTGAAGGCGGCGCTCGACGGCGCGCGCGACATCCTTTCCGAGCAATTCGGCGAAACCGCCGAGCTGCTGGGCAAGCTGCGCGATTACCTGCACAGCCAGGGCGTCGTGTCGTCGACCGTCGTCGAGGGTAAGGAAGGCGAAGAAGGCGAGAAATTCCGCGACTACTACGACTACTCGGAGACCATCAAGACCGTGCCGTCGCACCGCGCGCTCGCCCTCTTCCGCGGCCGCAACGCCGGCGTGCTGATGGTGAAGCTCGGCTTGGGCGAGGAACTCGACGCCCAGGTGCCGCATCCGGGCGAAGCCATGATCGCGCGCCATTTCGGCATTGCGAATCAGAACCGTCCCGCCGACAAATGGCTCTCCGACGTGTGCCGCTGGTGCTGGCGCGTCAAGGTGCAGCCGCACCTCGAAAACGAATTGCTCACGCAATTGCGCGACGAAGCCGAGCACGAGGCGATTCGCGTGTTCGCGCGCAATCTCAAGGATCTGCTGCTCGCGGCTCCCGCTGGCCCGAAGGCCGTGATCGGGCTTGATCCGGGCCTGCGCACGGGTGTGAAAGTGGCCGTGGTCGACCGCACCGGCAAGGTGCTCGCCACCGACACGATCTATCCGCATGAGCCGCGCCGCGATTGGGACGGCTCGCTCGCGAAGCTCGCGCGCATCGCCGCGCAGACGCAGGCCGAGCTCATCAGCATCGGCAACGGCACGGCCTCGCGCGAAACCGACAAGCTCGCGAGCGAGCTGATCTCTCGCCATCCAGAGCTGAAGCTGCAGAAGATCGTCGTGTCCGAAGCCGGCGCATCGGTCTATTCGGCGTCCGAACTCGCTGCCAAGGAGTTTCCGGAACTCGACGTATCGCTGCGCGGCGCGGTGTCGATCGCGCGCCGGCTGCAAGACCCGCTCGCCGAACTCGTGAAGATCGAGCCGAAGGCGATCGGCGTCGGCCAGTATCAGCACGACGTGAACCAGCGCGAACTCGCGCGCTCGCTCGACGCGGTCGTCGAGGATTGCGTGAACGCAGTCGGCGTCGATGCGAACACGGCTTCCGTCGCCTTGCTTGCGCGCGTGTCCGGCTTGAATTCGACCCTCGCGCGCAACATCGTCGAGTATCGCGACGCAAACGGCCCGTTCCCGTCACGCGACCATCTGCGCAAGGTCCCGCGTCTTGGCGACAAGACTTACGAGCAGGCCGCAGGCTTCCTGCGCATCAACGGGGGCGAGAACCCGCTCGATCGCTCGTCCGTTCACCCCGAGGCGTATCCGGTCGTCGAACGGATGCTCGCGAAGATCAAGAAGCAGATCGGCGATGTGCTTGGCAATCGCGACGCGCTCTCCGGTTTGTCGCCGGCGGAATTCGTCGATGAGCGCTTCGGTCTGCCGACCGTGCGCGACATCCTGACCGAACTCGAGAAGCCCGGCCGCGACCCGCGCCCCGAGTTCAAGACGGCGACGTTCCGCGAAGGCGTCGAAAAGGTCTCCGACCTCATCCCGGGCATGGTGCTCGAAGGCGTCGTGACGAACGTCGCGGCGTTCGGCGCGTTCGTCGACGTCGGCGTGCATCAGGACGGCCTCGTGCACGTGTCGGCGATGTCGACCAAGTTCATCAAGGACCCGCACGAAGTCGTCAAGGCTGGCCAGGTCGTGAAGGTGAAGGTGCTCGAAGTCGATGTGAAGCGTCAGCGCATCGCGCTGACGATGCGCCTCGACGACGATGCCGCCGCAGGCTCGCCGTCGCGCGGCGGTGGCGGCGGCGGTGGCAGCGGTGCTCAGCAGGACCGCGGCGGCCGCCCGGGCGGCGGTGCACGCCCCCAGCGCTCGCGCGATCCGGAACCGGCCGGCGCAATGGCAGCGGCGTTTGCGAAGCTCAAGCAGCGCTAA
- a CDS encoding ATP-dependent DNA helicase, producing the protein MNSPHDASSDKPRAGASDVRTSAREPLALNPKRGTELDAIFAADGLLAQRIDGYRPRASQIEMARAVAAAMEASGRAMPEPAMFEAHARPARRLQKSGESGDRGGTDTAEIAREVAEDTGDNTLIVEAGTGTGKTYAYLVPAMLWGGKVVVSTGTKHLQDQLFQRDIPTVRDALAVPVTVAMLKGRANYLCHYYLQRTADNGRMPTRQDTVYLQEIVRFAKITRTGDKAELASVPETAPVWSMVTSTRDNCLGQECPHYKECFVMQARREAQQADIVVVNHHLFFADIMLRDTGMAELLPSANTIVFDEAHQLPETATLFFGETLSTAQILELARDSVAEGLSHARDAVEWVKLGAALERAARDVRLAFKEDSVRLSLSQMHGDHPLFAALDALETELNALAVALAGQAERAESIAACQRRARELQDLLKGWTVLPEAEAPSAESDTKKDSADDPNEKVRWIEVFSHTVQLHETPLSVAPIFAKQRAGVPRAWIFTSATLSVRGDFTHYAAQMGLSARRSMTLPSPFDYGTQGLLYVPRNLPQPSSPMFTDAVFDAALPAIEASGGGVFMLCTTLRAVDRIAAKLRDVIESRGWKTPLLVQGDASRTELLDRFRAYGNAILVGSQSFWEGVDVRGDALSLVVIDKLPFAPPDDPVLSARLDALAKKGLSPFAVHQLPQAVITLKQGAGRLIRAETDRGVLMICDTRLVDKPYGKRIWQSLPPFKRTREIDVVREFFEERTAEGE; encoded by the coding sequence TTGAACTCACCGCACGATGCTTCTTCTGACAAGCCGCGCGCCGGCGCTTCCGACGTGCGGACATCCGCGCGCGAGCCGCTTGCGCTGAATCCGAAACGCGGCACCGAACTCGACGCGATCTTCGCCGCCGATGGCCTGCTCGCGCAGCGCATCGACGGCTACCGGCCGCGTGCTTCGCAGATCGAAATGGCGCGCGCCGTGGCGGCCGCGATGGAGGCGTCGGGGCGCGCGATGCCTGAGCCGGCGATGTTCGAGGCGCACGCGCGTCCGGCGCGCCGCCTGCAAAAGAGCGGCGAATCGGGCGACCGAGGTGGCACCGATACGGCTGAGATCGCGCGCGAGGTCGCGGAAGACACCGGCGACAACACGCTGATCGTCGAGGCCGGCACCGGCACGGGCAAGACCTATGCGTACCTCGTCCCGGCGATGCTGTGGGGCGGCAAGGTCGTCGTCTCGACCGGCACCAAGCACTTGCAGGATCAGCTGTTCCAGCGTGACATCCCCACCGTGCGCGACGCGCTTGCCGTGCCGGTTACGGTCGCCATGCTGAAGGGGCGCGCGAACTACCTGTGCCATTACTACCTGCAGCGCACGGCCGACAACGGCCGCATGCCGACGCGTCAAGACACCGTCTATCTGCAGGAAATCGTCCGCTTCGCGAAGATCACGCGCACCGGCGACAAGGCGGAACTCGCCAGCGTGCCGGAGACGGCGCCGGTCTGGTCGATGGTCACGTCGACGCGCGACAACTGCTTAGGTCAAGAGTGCCCGCACTACAAGGAATGCTTCGTGATGCAGGCGCGCCGCGAAGCGCAGCAGGCCGATATCGTCGTCGTCAATCACCACCTCTTTTTCGCGGACATCATGTTGCGCGACACGGGGATGGCGGAGCTGCTGCCGTCGGCGAACACGATCGTCTTCGACGAAGCGCACCAGTTGCCCGAGACCGCCACGCTCTTTTTCGGCGAGACGCTGTCGACCGCGCAGATCCTCGAACTCGCCCGCGATTCCGTCGCGGAGGGCTTGAGCCATGCGCGCGACGCCGTCGAGTGGGTGAAGCTCGGCGCCGCGCTGGAGCGGGCGGCGCGCGACGTGCGGCTCGCGTTCAAAGAGGATTCGGTGCGGCTGTCGCTCAGCCAGATGCACGGCGACCATCCGCTCTTCGCCGCGCTCGATGCCTTGGAAACCGAACTGAATGCGCTCGCGGTGGCGCTGGCGGGACAGGCCGAGCGCGCGGAGTCGATCGCCGCTTGCCAGCGGCGCGCGCGCGAACTGCAGGATTTGCTCAAGGGCTGGACGGTGCTGCCGGAGGCGGAGGCGCCGAGCGCCGAATCGGATACGAAGAAAGACTCAGCCGACGATCCGAACGAAAAGGTGCGCTGGATCGAAGTGTTTTCGCACACGGTGCAGTTGCACGAAACGCCGCTGTCGGTCGCACCGATCTTCGCGAAGCAGCGCGCGGGCGTGCCGCGTGCGTGGATTTTCACCTCGGCGACGCTGTCGGTGCGCGGCGACTTCACGCACTACGCCGCACAAATGGGCCTGAGCGCGCGGCGTTCGATGACGCTGCCGAGCCCGTTCGACTACGGCACGCAAGGTCTGCTCTACGTGCCGCGCAACCTGCCGCAGCCATCGTCGCCGATGTTCACCGACGCCGTATTCGACGCTGCGCTGCCGGCGATCGAAGCATCCGGGGGCGGCGTATTCATGCTTTGCACCACGCTGCGGGCCGTCGACCGGATCGCCGCCAAGTTGCGCGACGTGATCGAATCCCGCGGTTGGAAGACGCCTCTGCTCGTGCAGGGCGATGCGAGCCGCACCGAGCTGCTCGACCGCTTCCGCGCCTACGGCAACGCGATCCTGGTGGGCAGCCAGAGCTTCTGGGAAGGCGTGGATGTACGCGGCGACGCGTTGTCGCTCGTCGTGATCGACAAGCTTCCGTTTGCGCCGCCGGACGACCCGGTGCTGTCCGCGCGGCTCGACGCACTGGCGAAGAAGGGCTTGAGCCCGTTTGCAGTCCATCAATTGCCGCAGGCGGTGATTACGCTCAAGCAGGGCGCCGGGCGTCTGATCCGCGCGGAGACCGATCGCGGCGTGCTGATGATCTGCGATACGCGTCTCGTCGATAAACCCTATGGCAAGCGCATCTGGCAGAGTCTCCCGCCGTTCAAGCGAACGCGCGAGATCGACGTCGTGCGGGAGTTCTTCGAGGAGCG
- a CDS encoding adenylosuccinate synthase: protein MSASAVNVTPGRNVVVVGTQWGDEGKGKIVDWLTDHAQGVVRFQGGHNAGHTLIIGGKKTILRLIPSGIMRAGVACYIGNGVVLSPEALFKEIGELEAAGLDVQKRLFISEATTLILPYHIAIDQAREARRGAGKIGTTGRGIGPAYEDKVGRRALRVQDLFEPEAFAERLRDNLDFHNFVLTQYLGAAPVDFQQTLDTMLSYADRLAPMVTDVSRRLYDENAAGRNFLFEGAQGTLLDIDHGTYPFVTSSNCVAGAAAAGAGVGPQKLNYILGITKAYCTRVGAGPFPSELYDNDNPARQDQIGVTLANVGKEFGSVTGRPRRTGWLDAAALRRSIQINGVSGLCITKLDVLDGLDEVRLCVGYKIDGKDADILPRGASEVARCEPVYETFGGWKESTIGITQWDRLPANAQAYLTRVQEVAGVPIDMVSTGPDRDETILLRHPFKV, encoded by the coding sequence ATGTCTGCCAGCGCTGTGAATGTGACCCCCGGCCGCAACGTCGTCGTCGTGGGAACTCAATGGGGTGATGAGGGCAAGGGCAAGATCGTAGACTGGCTGACGGACCACGCTCAGGGCGTCGTGCGTTTCCAGGGCGGTCACAACGCCGGTCACACGCTCATCATCGGCGGCAAGAAAACCATCTTGCGCCTCATTCCTTCGGGCATCATGCGTGCGGGCGTTGCCTGCTACATCGGCAACGGCGTCGTGCTGTCGCCCGAGGCGCTCTTCAAGGAAATCGGCGAGCTCGAAGCCGCTGGTCTCGACGTTCAAAAGCGTCTGTTCATTTCCGAAGCGACCACGCTGATCCTCCCGTATCACATCGCGATCGATCAGGCGCGCGAAGCCCGTCGCGGCGCCGGCAAGATCGGCACGACCGGCCGCGGCATCGGTCCGGCGTACGAGGACAAGGTCGGCCGCCGCGCGTTGCGCGTGCAGGATCTGTTCGAGCCGGAGGCATTCGCCGAGCGTCTGCGCGACAACCTCGATTTCCATAACTTCGTGCTGACCCAGTACCTGGGCGCCGCGCCTGTCGATTTTCAGCAGACGCTGGATACGATGCTGAGCTATGCGGATCGCCTCGCGCCGATGGTCACCGACGTTTCGCGCCGGTTGTACGACGAAAACGCAGCCGGCCGCAATTTCCTGTTCGAAGGCGCGCAAGGCACGCTGCTCGACATCGATCACGGCACGTACCCGTTCGTCACGTCGAGCAACTGCGTCGCCGGTGCGGCGGCTGCAGGCGCAGGCGTCGGTCCGCAGAAGCTCAACTACATCCTCGGCATCACGAAGGCGTACTGCACGCGCGTGGGCGCGGGTCCGTTCCCGAGCGAGCTGTACGACAACGACAACCCGGCCCGTCAGGACCAGATCGGCGTGACGCTCGCGAACGTTGGCAAGGAATTCGGCTCGGTCACGGGCCGTCCGCGCCGCACCGGCTGGCTCGATGCCGCCGCGCTGCGCCGCTCGATTCAGATCAACGGCGTGTCGGGCCTCTGCATTACGAAGCTCGACGTGCTCGACGGCCTCGACGAAGTCAGGCTGTGCGTCGGCTACAAGATCGACGGCAAGGACGCCGACATCCTCCCGCGCGGCGCATCCGAAGTCGCGCGCTGCGAGCCGGTGTACGAGACGTTCGGCGGCTGGAAGGAAAGCACGATCGGCATCACGCAATGGGACAGGCTGCCCGCGAACGCGCAAGCTTATCTGACGCGCGTGCAGGAAGTGGCGGGCGTGCCGATCGACATGGTGTCGACCGGCCCGGATCGTGACGAGACGATTCTGCTTCGCCATCCGTTCAAGGTTTAA
- a CDS encoding ATP phosphoribosyltransferase regulatory subunit has translation MSTWLLPENIADVLPSEARKIEELRRALLDRFRAYGYEMVMPPLLEYLESLLTSGGSDLSLRTFKLVDQLSGRTLGLRADTTPQVARIDAHLLNRQGVTRLCYAGNVLHTRPRGLHATREQIQVGAEIYGHAGLEADLEIQQLMLDVLRLTGLTTIRLDLCHAGVLSAIFAQDPAAAAAGEALYEALAAKDVARLDELTQGLSDVARDALRALPALYGDASVLALARQRLPNLPEIANALDDLEFLAAQVESAEVTIDLADLRGYAYHSGVMFSAYVDGVPNAVARGGRYDHVGQAYGRARPATGFSLDLREVARISPIEARSSAILAPWKHDEALRASVALLRDAGEVVIQALPGHDHALDEFACDRVLVERNGVWVVEAR, from the coding sequence CCGTCGGAGGCGCGCAAGATCGAGGAGTTGCGACGCGCGTTGCTCGATCGCTTTCGAGCCTACGGCTACGAAATGGTGATGCCGCCGTTGCTCGAATACCTGGAGTCGCTTCTGACGAGCGGCGGCAGCGACCTGAGCCTGCGCACATTCAAGCTCGTCGATCAACTGTCGGGCCGCACGCTCGGACTGCGCGCGGATACGACGCCGCAAGTGGCGCGTATCGACGCGCACCTGCTCAACCGCCAAGGCGTGACGCGTCTGTGCTACGCGGGCAACGTGCTGCATACGCGTCCGCGCGGTCTGCACGCCACGCGCGAACAGATTCAGGTCGGCGCGGAAATCTATGGTCATGCGGGACTCGAAGCGGACCTCGAAATTCAGCAGTTGATGCTCGACGTGCTGCGGCTGACGGGTCTCACGACGATTCGACTCGACTTGTGCCACGCGGGCGTGTTGTCCGCGATCTTTGCTCAGGACCCGGCCGCCGCCGCCGCGGGTGAAGCGCTTTACGAGGCGCTCGCAGCGAAAGACGTCGCACGCCTGGACGAGTTGACGCAAGGGTTGAGCGACGTGGCGCGCGACGCGCTGCGCGCGCTGCCCGCGCTATACGGCGACGCGTCGGTGCTCGCGCTCGCGCGGCAGCGCTTGCCGAATCTGCCGGAGATCGCGAACGCACTCGACGATCTCGAGTTTTTGGCCGCACAGGTGGAGAGCGCCGAGGTCACGATCGATCTGGCCGATTTGCGTGGCTATGCGTATCACAGCGGCGTGATGTTTTCGGCCTATGTCGATGGCGTGCCGAACGCGGTCGCGCGCGGCGGCCGTTATGACCACGTCGGGCAAGCGTACGGCCGCGCGCGTCCTGCGACGGGCTTTTCGCTCGACCTGCGCGAAGTCGCGCGCATTTCGCCGATCGAGGCACGCAGCAGCGCGATCCTCGCGCCCTGGAAGCACGACGAAGCGCTGCGCGCGAGTGTCGCATTGCTGCGCGACGCGGGCGAAGTCGTCATCCAGGCGCTGCCCGGTCACGATCACGCATTGGATGAATTCGCCTGCGACCGTGTGCTCGTCGAGCGCAACGGCGTGTGGGTCGTCGAGGCCCGCTAG
- a CDS encoding DUF465 domain-containing protein, with translation MREQQAIKPDVLRDRILQLQSEHSELDRMIDQLATSSDITDLELQRLKKRKLKVKDNILLLQLQLEPDTHA, from the coding sequence ATGCGCGAGCAGCAAGCGATCAAACCGGATGTGCTTCGTGACCGGATTTTGCAATTGCAGTCGGAGCACAGTGAGCTCGATCGCATGATCGACCAACTGGCGACCTCGTCGGATATCACCGACCTCGAGCTGCAGCGCCTCAAAAAGCGCAAGCTCAAGGTCAAAGACAACATTCTCTTGCTGCAATTGCAGCTCGAACCGGATACGCACGCGTAA
- a CDS encoding potassium transporter Kup has protein sequence MTDNNQAHTHKQPLHSLAIAAIGVVFGDIGTSPLYSLKEAFSPAHGIALTNNSILGVISLLFWAIVIVVGIKYVLFVMRADNNGEGGVLALMALSLRSFDTKSKAAATLMALGIFGSCMFYGDAVITPAISVISAVEGLEIATPQLSHLVLPITIVILIALFWIQRHGTALVGKLFGPIMILWFITIGLLGLYHIIRAPGVIAALNPYYAASFMSAHVLQAYVVLGSVVLVLTGAEALYADMGHFGAKPIRMAWYVLVMPSLVLNYFGQGALLMQDPKAIENPFFLLAPDWALLPLVVLSTVATVIASQAVISGAYSLTAQAIQLGYVPRMKVLHTSELAIGQIYVPVVNWMLLFIILCIVIGFKSSDNLAAAYGIAVTATMVITTILLCVSMVKVWKWNKALVALIIGAFMIVDVGFFGANLLKVEEGGWLPLGIGAVLFFLLMTWHKGRMIVKERTAADGIPLAPFLQGLLAHPPHRVSGTAIYLTGSDTLVPVSLLHNLKHNKVLHERTIFLTFVTRDIPYVNDEDRVTVRDVGGGLYVVRAAYGFNETPDVKATLLEVGRMYDLTFELMDTSFFLARETVVPTQLPGMSVWRERVFAWMHQNAAKPTDFFAIPANRVVELGTKIEI, from the coding sequence ATGACAGACAACAACCAGGCACATACGCATAAGCAGCCTTTGCATTCACTTGCCATTGCGGCGATCGGCGTGGTTTTCGGCGATATCGGAACCAGTCCTCTTTATTCGTTGAAGGAAGCATTCAGCCCGGCGCACGGAATTGCGCTCACGAATAACTCGATTCTCGGCGTGATTTCGCTGCTGTTTTGGGCGATCGTGATCGTGGTCGGGATCAAATATGTGCTTTTCGTGATGCGCGCCGACAATAACGGTGAAGGCGGCGTGCTCGCGTTAATGGCGCTTTCGCTGCGTTCCTTCGATACGAAAAGCAAGGCGGCTGCGACATTAATGGCGCTGGGGATCTTCGGTTCCTGCATGTTTTATGGCGACGCGGTCATCACGCCGGCGATTTCGGTGATATCGGCTGTCGAGGGGTTGGAGATTGCGACGCCGCAGCTATCGCATCTCGTCCTGCCCATTACGATCGTCATTCTGATCGCGCTGTTCTGGATTCAACGGCATGGCACGGCGCTCGTGGGCAAGCTGTTCGGGCCGATCATGATTCTCTGGTTCATCACGATCGGTCTTCTGGGTCTTTATCACATCATCCGCGCGCCGGGCGTCATTGCCGCGCTCAATCCTTATTACGCAGCGTCGTTCATGTCGGCGCACGTGCTGCAGGCCTACGTCGTGCTCGGTTCGGTCGTGCTGGTGCTGACCGGCGCCGAAGCGCTCTACGCGGATATGGGCCACTTCGGCGCCAAGCCGATCCGGATGGCCTGGTATGTGCTCGTGATGCCGTCGCTCGTGCTGAATTACTTCGGCCAGGGCGCATTGCTGATGCAGGACCCGAAGGCGATCGAAAATCCGTTCTTCCTGCTCGCGCCCGACTGGGCGCTGCTGCCGCTCGTCGTGCTGTCGACGGTGGCAACCGTCATCGCATCGCAGGCCGTGATTTCGGGCGCGTATTCGCTGACCGCGCAAGCGATCCAGCTCGGCTACGTGCCGCGGATGAAGGTGCTGCACACGTCGGAGTTGGCGATCGGCCAAATCTACGTGCCGGTCGTGAACTGGATGCTGCTCTTCATCATCTTGTGCATCGTGATCGGCTTCAAGAGCTCCGACAATCTCGCCGCGGCGTACGGCATTGCGGTGACGGCCACGATGGTCATCACGACGATCCTCCTGTGCGTCTCGATGGTGAAGGTTTGGAAGTGGAACAAGGCGCTGGTGGCCCTCATCATCGGCGCTTTCATGATCGTCGACGTCGGCTTTTTCGGCGCGAATCTGCTGAAGGTCGAGGAGGGTGGCTGGCTGCCGCTCGGCATCGGCGCGGTGCTGTTCTTCCTTTTGATGACCTGGCACAAGGGGCGCATGATCGTGAAGGAACGCACGGCTGCCGACGGCATTCCGCTTGCGCCGTTCCTACAAGGCTTGCTCGCGCATCCGCCGCATCGCGTCTCGGGTACCGCGATCTATTTGACGGGCAGCGATACGCTCGTGCCGGTGAGTCTCCTGCACAACCTGAAGCACAACAAAGTGCTGCATGAGCGAACCATTTTCCTGACTTTCGTCACGCGCGATATTCCGTATGTGAATGACGAAGACCGCGTGACGGTGCGTGATGTCGGCGGCGGGCTCTATGTCGTGAGGGCGGCATACGGCTTCAACGAAACGCCGGACGTCAAGGCGACGCTGCTCGAAGTCGGCCGCATGTACGACTTGACCTTCGAGCTGATGGATACGTCGTTCTTCCTCGCGCGTGAAACGGTCGTGCCGACGCAGTTGCCCGGTATGTCGGTGTGGCGCGAGCGCGTGTTCGCATGGATGCATCAGAATGCCGCGAAACCGACTGACTTCTTCGCGATTCCGGCGAATCGCGTGGTCGAACTCGGGACGAAGATCGAGATTTGA